A single region of the Duganella sp. BuS-21 genome encodes:
- a CDS encoding beta-ketoacyl-ACP synthase III yields the protein MKQAVISGTGLYTPSQSISNEELVECFNAYVELFNADNAGAIAEGTVTALEPSSVAFIEKASGIKSRYVMEKAGILDPKRMVSHIPERADEELSLQAEICVAAAQQAMDRAGKTAADIDMVLVACSNMQRGYPAMAVEVQGALGIDGYGFDMNVACSSATFGIQQAVAAVQSGQARAVLVLNPEITSGHLNWRDRDSHFIFGDACTAIVIEAADTAKGAHRWEILDTKLKTSFSNNIRNNFGFLNRFDEAGVGQADKLFRQQGRKVFKDVCPMAAEMIKDTVTNAGLEVPQISRFWLHQANLNMNLLISRMVLGRDAEPGEAPVILDEYANTSSAGSVIAFHKHSEDMAPGQLGVICSFGAGYSIGCVVVKRI from the coding sequence ATGAAACAAGCCGTCATCAGCGGTACCGGCCTCTACACGCCGTCGCAGTCGATCTCCAACGAAGAACTGGTCGAGTGCTTCAATGCCTACGTTGAACTGTTCAACGCCGACAACGCCGGCGCCATTGCCGAAGGCACAGTCACTGCGCTGGAGCCGTCCAGCGTCGCCTTCATCGAGAAGGCCTCGGGCATCAAGTCGCGCTATGTGATGGAGAAGGCCGGCATTCTGGACCCGAAGCGCATGGTGTCGCATATTCCTGAACGCGCGGACGAGGAACTGTCGCTGCAGGCCGAGATCTGCGTGGCCGCCGCCCAGCAGGCCATGGACCGCGCAGGCAAAACCGCCGCCGATATCGACATGGTGCTAGTGGCGTGCTCGAACATGCAGCGCGGCTATCCGGCCATGGCGGTGGAAGTGCAAGGCGCACTGGGCATCGACGGCTACGGCTTCGACATGAACGTGGCCTGCTCCTCGGCCACCTTTGGCATCCAGCAGGCGGTGGCGGCGGTGCAAAGCGGCCAGGCGCGCGCGGTGCTGGTGCTGAATCCGGAAATCACCTCAGGCCACCTGAACTGGCGCGACCGCGACAGCCACTTCATCTTCGGCGATGCCTGCACGGCGATCGTGATCGAAGCGGCCGACACAGCCAAGGGCGCGCACCGCTGGGAAATCCTCGACACCAAGCTGAAAACCAGCTTCTCCAACAACATCCGCAACAACTTCGGCTTCCTCAACCGCTTCGACGAAGCCGGCGTCGGCCAGGCCGACAAGCTGTTCCGCCAGCAGGGCCGCAAGGTGTTCAAGGACGTGTGCCCGATGGCCGCCGAAATGATCAAGGACACGGTCACCAACGCCGGCCTGGAAGTGCCGCAGATCAGCCGCTTCTGGCTGCATCAGGCCAACCTGAACATGAACCTGCTGATCAGCCGCATGGTGCTGGGCCGCGACGCCGAACCGGGCGAAGCGCCGGTGATCCTGGACGAATACGCCAACACCTCGTCGGCCGGTTCCGTGATCGCCTTCCACAAGCACTCCGAAGACATGGCCCCGGGCCAACTGGGCGTCATCTGCTCCTTCGGCGCCGGCTACTCGATCGGCTGCGTGGTGGTCAAGCGCATTTAA
- a CDS encoding S41 family peptidase: MGKKLKNSGLIGLGVVAGVAISLQFSAMAQKPMDPPLPLEELRQLADVFGLIKSDYVEPVEDKKLLTEAISGMVASLDPHSAYLDKKAYAELREGSQGKFVGLGIEIGQNEDGYIKIVAPIEDSPAWRAGIKPGDLISRLDSTPVKGMSLDDSIKKMRGEPNSKVSLTVLRKGEAEPLVFNITREEIHQKSVKGKLVEPGYAWVRISQFQEPTVDDMTAKIVELYKQDPNIKGLVLDLRNDPGGVLQGAIGVAAAFLPKDAPIVSTNGQLPDQKQIFYGRPEYYALRNESDALAKLPAAIKRVPMVVLVNTGSASASEIVAGALQDYKRAEIIGTQTFGKGSVQTIRQLTADTAVKLTTARYYTPNGRSIQAKGITPDVQVDEYADGDGLNALRTREADLAKHLSNDREQEGEKSKRDELEEQLRIVALEKKRTPLEYGSGEDFQLQQALNHLKGLPVQLAKPATTIVSVDTGMKKDLAKK, translated from the coding sequence ATGGGCAAGAAACTAAAGAATTCCGGTCTGATCGGACTGGGCGTGGTGGCAGGTGTCGCGATCTCGCTACAATTCTCCGCCATGGCGCAAAAGCCGATGGACCCGCCGCTACCGCTGGAAGAACTGCGCCAGCTGGCCGATGTGTTCGGACTCATCAAGTCCGATTACGTCGAACCCGTGGAAGACAAGAAGCTGCTGACCGAGGCCATTTCCGGCATGGTGGCATCGCTCGATCCGCATTCCGCCTACCTGGACAAGAAAGCCTACGCCGAGCTGCGCGAAGGCTCGCAGGGCAAGTTCGTCGGCCTGGGCATTGAAATCGGCCAGAACGAAGACGGCTACATCAAGATCGTCGCGCCGATCGAGGATTCGCCGGCCTGGCGCGCGGGCATCAAACCGGGCGACCTGATCAGCCGCCTCGACAGCACGCCGGTCAAAGGCATGTCGCTGGACGACTCGATCAAGAAAATGCGCGGCGAGCCGAACAGCAAAGTCAGCCTGACCGTGCTGCGCAAGGGCGAGGCCGAGCCGCTGGTGTTCAACATCACGCGCGAGGAAATCCACCAGAAAAGCGTGAAGGGCAAGCTGGTCGAGCCGGGCTACGCCTGGGTGCGCATCTCGCAATTCCAGGAACCGACCGTCGACGACATGACGGCCAAGATCGTCGAACTGTACAAGCAAGACCCGAACATCAAGGGTCTGGTGCTGGACTTGCGCAACGATCCGGGCGGCGTGCTGCAGGGCGCCATCGGCGTGGCGGCGGCTTTCCTGCCCAAGGATGCGCCTATCGTCTCGACCAACGGCCAGTTGCCGGATCAGAAACAGATCTTCTACGGCCGTCCCGAATACTACGCGCTGCGCAACGAAAGCGACGCGCTGGCCAAGCTGCCAGCCGCCATCAAGCGGGTGCCGATGGTAGTGCTGGTCAACACCGGTTCAGCCTCGGCATCGGAAATCGTCGCCGGCGCGCTGCAGGATTACAAGCGGGCCGAGATCATCGGCACGCAAACCTTCGGCAAGGGCTCGGTGCAAACCATCCGCCAGCTGACGGCCGACACCGCCGTCAAGCTGACCACGGCGCGCTACTACACGCCGAACGGCCGCTCGATCCAGGCCAAGGGCATCACGCCGGACGTGCAGGTGGATGAATACGCCGACGGCGACGGCCTGAACGCGCTGCGCACGCGCGAAGCCGACCTGGCCAAGCACCTGAGCAACGACCGCGAGCAGGAAGGCGAGAAATCCAAGCGTGACGAGCTGGAAGAACAGCTGCGCATCGTGGCGCTGGAGAAAAAACGCACGCCGCTGGAATACGGCAGCGGCGAAGACTTCCAGCTGCAACAGGCGCTGAACCACCTCAAAGGCTTGCCGGTGCAACTGGCCAAGCCGGCCACCACGATCGTCTCGGTCGATACCGGCATGAAGAAAGATCTGGCGAAAAAATAA